One region of Glycine max cultivar Williams 82 chromosome 9, Glycine_max_v4.0, whole genome shotgun sequence genomic DNA includes:
- the LOC100795777 gene encoding probable boron transporter 2 isoform X1 has translation MEETFVPFRGIKNDLQGRLMCYKQDWIGGLTAGFRILAPTTYIFFASAIPVISFGEQLERDTGTLLVYSYRILGFYPYGVLTAVQTLASTALCGIIHSIIGGQPLLILGVAEPTVIMYTFMFNFAKSRPELGSKLFLAWTGWVCMWTAILLFLLAILGACSIINRFTRLAGELFGLLIAMLFMQEAVRGLIHEFHIPERANLTSPEFQSSWRFGNGMFSLVLSFGLLHTALRSRKARSWRYGSGCLRGFIADYGVPLMVLLWTAVSYIPAGSIPKGIPRRLFSPNPWSSGAFENWTVIKDMLNVPVLYIIGAFIPATMIAVLYYFDHSVASQLAQQKEFNLRKPPSFHYDLLLLGFMVIICGLIGIPPSNGVIPQSPMHTKSLATLKHQLLRNRLVATARSSMKKLESLGQVYGGMQDAYWKMQTPLVHQEPSSQGLKELKESTIQLASSMGSINAPVDESVFDIEKEIDDLLPVEVKEQRVSNLLQSLMVGGCVAAMPFLKKIPTSVLWGYFAFMAIENLPGNQFWERILLIFTAPSRRYKVLEECHATYVETVPFKTIAVFTAFQTAYLLVCFGITWVPTAGVLFPLMIMLLVPVRQYILPKFFKGAHLQDLDAAEYEEVPALPFNLVTEGDLSRTASFADDGEVLDGIITRSRGEVRRVCSPKVMKSTPNLSQELTSPRLTDKVYSPRISHLRGNQSPRGVGRGSFSPAEVRPSNLRKGG, from the exons ATGGAAGAGACATTTGTTCCGTTTCGTGGAATTAAAAATGATCTTCAAGGGAGATTGATGTGTTACAAGCAAGACTGGATTGGTGGTCTCACGGCAGGGTTCAG GATATTAGCCCCTACTACATATATATTCTTTGCATCAGCAATTCCTGTTATTTCATTTGGAGAACAGTTGGAAAGAGACACGGGTACATTACTTGTTTACTCATACCGCATACTTGGGTTTTATCCAT ATGGAGTACTTACTGCAGTGCAAACATTAGCATCTACTGCGTTGTGTGGAATTATACACTCTATTATTGGAGGCCAGCCTTTGCTGATTCTTGGAGTAGCAGAACCAACCGTAATTATGTATACATTTATGTTTAACTTTGCGAAAAGTAGACCAGAATTGGGTTCGAAACTCTTTCTAGCATGGACTGGATG GGTATGCATGTGGACTGCCATCTTGTTGTTCCTACTGGCTATCTTAGGAGCTTGTTCCATCATCAACAGGTTCACTCGCCTAGCGGGGGAACTGTTTGGCCTTCTTATTGCAATGCTTTTCATGCAAGAGGCTGTTAGA GGACTCATCCATGAGTTTCACATACCTGAGAGGGCAAACCTAACATCACCCGAGTTTCAATCTTCATGGAGATTTGGAAATGGCATGTTTTCTTTGGTTCTGTCCTTTGGCCTCCTACATACAGCATTGAGAAGCCGAAAAGCAAGGTCTTGGCGATATGGATCAG GATGTTTACGAGGCTTCATAGCAGATTATGGTGTACCATTGATGGTTCTATTGTGGACTGCCGTTTCTTATATTCCAGCTGGAAGTATTCCAAAAGGAATCCCTAGGCGTCTCTTCAGTCCAAATCCATGGTCCTCTGGTGCCTTTGAAAACTGGACCGTCATAAAG GACATGCTGAATGTGCCAGTTCTCTATATTATTGGAGCCTTTATTCCAGCAACAATGATTGCTGTGCTTTATTATTTTGACCATAGTGTGGCATCTCAGCTTGCTCAGCAGAAAGAGTTCAACTTAAGAAAGCCCCCTTCCTTCCATTATGATTTGCTTCTATTGGGATTCATG GTTATAATATGCGGTCTAATTGGAATTCCCCCGTCAAATGGTGTCATTCCACAATCTCCAATGCATACCAAAAGTTTAGCTACATTGAAGCACCAG TTACTTAGAAACCGGCTTGTTGCAACAGCACGAAGTTCTATgaaaaagctagaaagcttggGACAAGTATATGGAGGTATGCAAGATGCTTACTGGAAGATGCAGACCCCTTTAGTTCACCAGGAACCTTCCTCGCAG GGACTTAAAGAGTTGAAAGAGTCAACTATTCAATTGGCATCAAGCATGGGGAGTATAAATGCTCCAGTTGATGAGTCAGTATTTGACATTGAGAAGGAAATTGATGACTTATTGCCTGTTGAGGTCAAAGAACAGCGTGTGAGCAACCTGCTGCAATCTTTGATGGTAGGAGGATGTGTTGCAGCAATGCCTTTCCTGAAAAAGATTCCAACTTCTGTACTCTGGGGATATTTTGCTTTCATGGCCATTGAAAACTTACCTGGCAACCAGTTTTGGGAAcggattttattaattttcactgCTCCAAGCAGAAGATACAA AGTCTTGGAGGAGTGCCATGCAACTTATGTGGAAACTGTACCATTCAAGACAATTGCAGTATTCACAGCCTTCCAGACTGCTTACTTGCTTGTTTGTTTTGGTATCACTTGGGTTCCAACAGCTGGGGTTCTATTCCCATTGATGATCATGCTTCTGGTTCCTGTGAGGCAATACATTCTGCCCAAGTTTTTTAAAGGAGCACACCTTCAAGATTTAGATGCTGCAGAATATGAAGAAGTACCTGCTTTACCATTCAACTTAGTGACT GAAGGGGACTTGAGCAGGACAGCTTCCTTTGCAGATGATGGAGAGGTTTTAGATGGAATAATTACTCGAAGCCGGGGTGAGGTTAGACGTGTTTGCAGTCCAAAGGTGATGAAATCCACTCCAAACCTATCCCAAGAGTTAACAAGTCCAAGGCTCACAGATAAAGTATACAGCCCTCGGATAAGCCATCTCAGAGGAAATCAAAGCCCTCGAGGTGTTGGGAGAGGATCATTTAGCCCTGCAGAAGTTAGGCCATCCAATTTGAGGAAAGGTGGTTGA
- the LOC100795777 gene encoding probable boron transporter 2 isoform X2: MEETFVPFRGIKNDLQGRLMCYKQDWIGGLTAGFRILAPTTYIFFASAIPVISFGEQLERDTDGVLTAVQTLASTALCGIIHSIIGGQPLLILGVAEPTVIMYTFMFNFAKSRPELGSKLFLAWTGWVCMWTAILLFLLAILGACSIINRFTRLAGELFGLLIAMLFMQEAVRGLIHEFHIPERANLTSPEFQSSWRFGNGMFSLVLSFGLLHTALRSRKARSWRYGSGCLRGFIADYGVPLMVLLWTAVSYIPAGSIPKGIPRRLFSPNPWSSGAFENWTVIKDMLNVPVLYIIGAFIPATMIAVLYYFDHSVASQLAQQKEFNLRKPPSFHYDLLLLGFMVIICGLIGIPPSNGVIPQSPMHTKSLATLKHQLLRNRLVATARSSMKKLESLGQVYGGMQDAYWKMQTPLVHQEPSSQGLKELKESTIQLASSMGSINAPVDESVFDIEKEIDDLLPVEVKEQRVSNLLQSLMVGGCVAAMPFLKKIPTSVLWGYFAFMAIENLPGNQFWERILLIFTAPSRRYKVLEECHATYVETVPFKTIAVFTAFQTAYLLVCFGITWVPTAGVLFPLMIMLLVPVRQYILPKFFKGAHLQDLDAAEYEEVPALPFNLVTEGDLSRTASFADDGEVLDGIITRSRGEVRRVCSPKVMKSTPNLSQELTSPRLTDKVYSPRISHLRGNQSPRGVGRGSFSPAEVRPSNLRKGG, encoded by the exons ATGGAAGAGACATTTGTTCCGTTTCGTGGAATTAAAAATGATCTTCAAGGGAGATTGATGTGTTACAAGCAAGACTGGATTGGTGGTCTCACGGCAGGGTTCAG GATATTAGCCCCTACTACATATATATTCTTTGCATCAGCAATTCCTGTTATTTCATTTGGAGAACAGTTGGAAAGAGACACGG ATGGAGTACTTACTGCAGTGCAAACATTAGCATCTACTGCGTTGTGTGGAATTATACACTCTATTATTGGAGGCCAGCCTTTGCTGATTCTTGGAGTAGCAGAACCAACCGTAATTATGTATACATTTATGTTTAACTTTGCGAAAAGTAGACCAGAATTGGGTTCGAAACTCTTTCTAGCATGGACTGGATG GGTATGCATGTGGACTGCCATCTTGTTGTTCCTACTGGCTATCTTAGGAGCTTGTTCCATCATCAACAGGTTCACTCGCCTAGCGGGGGAACTGTTTGGCCTTCTTATTGCAATGCTTTTCATGCAAGAGGCTGTTAGA GGACTCATCCATGAGTTTCACATACCTGAGAGGGCAAACCTAACATCACCCGAGTTTCAATCTTCATGGAGATTTGGAAATGGCATGTTTTCTTTGGTTCTGTCCTTTGGCCTCCTACATACAGCATTGAGAAGCCGAAAAGCAAGGTCTTGGCGATATGGATCAG GATGTTTACGAGGCTTCATAGCAGATTATGGTGTACCATTGATGGTTCTATTGTGGACTGCCGTTTCTTATATTCCAGCTGGAAGTATTCCAAAAGGAATCCCTAGGCGTCTCTTCAGTCCAAATCCATGGTCCTCTGGTGCCTTTGAAAACTGGACCGTCATAAAG GACATGCTGAATGTGCCAGTTCTCTATATTATTGGAGCCTTTATTCCAGCAACAATGATTGCTGTGCTTTATTATTTTGACCATAGTGTGGCATCTCAGCTTGCTCAGCAGAAAGAGTTCAACTTAAGAAAGCCCCCTTCCTTCCATTATGATTTGCTTCTATTGGGATTCATG GTTATAATATGCGGTCTAATTGGAATTCCCCCGTCAAATGGTGTCATTCCACAATCTCCAATGCATACCAAAAGTTTAGCTACATTGAAGCACCAG TTACTTAGAAACCGGCTTGTTGCAACAGCACGAAGTTCTATgaaaaagctagaaagcttggGACAAGTATATGGAGGTATGCAAGATGCTTACTGGAAGATGCAGACCCCTTTAGTTCACCAGGAACCTTCCTCGCAG GGACTTAAAGAGTTGAAAGAGTCAACTATTCAATTGGCATCAAGCATGGGGAGTATAAATGCTCCAGTTGATGAGTCAGTATTTGACATTGAGAAGGAAATTGATGACTTATTGCCTGTTGAGGTCAAAGAACAGCGTGTGAGCAACCTGCTGCAATCTTTGATGGTAGGAGGATGTGTTGCAGCAATGCCTTTCCTGAAAAAGATTCCAACTTCTGTACTCTGGGGATATTTTGCTTTCATGGCCATTGAAAACTTACCTGGCAACCAGTTTTGGGAAcggattttattaattttcactgCTCCAAGCAGAAGATACAA AGTCTTGGAGGAGTGCCATGCAACTTATGTGGAAACTGTACCATTCAAGACAATTGCAGTATTCACAGCCTTCCAGACTGCTTACTTGCTTGTTTGTTTTGGTATCACTTGGGTTCCAACAGCTGGGGTTCTATTCCCATTGATGATCATGCTTCTGGTTCCTGTGAGGCAATACATTCTGCCCAAGTTTTTTAAAGGAGCACACCTTCAAGATTTAGATGCTGCAGAATATGAAGAAGTACCTGCTTTACCATTCAACTTAGTGACT GAAGGGGACTTGAGCAGGACAGCTTCCTTTGCAGATGATGGAGAGGTTTTAGATGGAATAATTACTCGAAGCCGGGGTGAGGTTAGACGTGTTTGCAGTCCAAAGGTGATGAAATCCACTCCAAACCTATCCCAAGAGTTAACAAGTCCAAGGCTCACAGATAAAGTATACAGCCCTCGGATAAGCCATCTCAGAGGAAATCAAAGCCCTCGAGGTGTTGGGAGAGGATCATTTAGCCCTGCAGAAGTTAGGCCATCCAATTTGAGGAAAGGTGGTTGA